From a single Rubrobacter tropicus genomic region:
- a CDS encoding Stk1 family PASTA domain-containing Ser/Thr kinase, with the protein MADRMEGTVPEGGARAGGGDLVDDRYALRGLLGSGGMAEVYLAYDAVLDRAVALKMMHGRYADPGMPEGRVTDGGSDPSISAELRREVVERFRREARAAAGLSHPSIVAVYDQGSGEDGTPYIAMEYVPGGTLKDRIRRYGAIPPLAAAETALQIANALAAAHEQGMIHRDIKPHNILITASGDVKVTDFGIALATAGAAAGAMEGASAPVRPGLGDGHDLTATGVVMGTAGYISPEQALGEPAGPAGDLYSLGVTLYEMLTGELPFRAETAMATAVKHVGEPPRPPREVNPAVPPGLDAVTRRLLEKDPRGRYPDAGSLAADLQRILDEPTPEGSASGTKTVARPSRGRRKRGRGALATLALVSILGVALAAYAWAYAPAGGFGSGEVARGPLGGIRDVLEGVPGPVGGSRASAKPEAKKLPVPDVVGMPLEEARGEGSPAEGLKVVEEGRVASGEPAGVIVGQEPAPAPDPDAERRTVEEGSEISVMVSKGQPVEVPDLVGDPREEADEALRDAGLEGAFREERSDPEGEGSVVRQSPGADERAERGSEVTVTVGTGPAEVETPDVRGSTLEAARALLEEAGLRLGETEHHPSGETKAGDLYAQDPAAGETAEAGAAVDVSVSIGPPPVEVPDVVGLDLDDAKRAMLDAGLGYTAVEAAPGQAEVGTRMGSVISTNPAAGTELEREDYVELVYAADIPEVTSSASFSASPPASPPASSADHLAEPSSEPSSEPAARPSESTEAASGPPPPREGRSERRTDRDGGTPPITSDGGRKAGPRR; encoded by the coding sequence GTGGCGGATAGGATGGAGGGGACCGTGCCCGAAGGCGGGGCCCGCGCCGGGGGAGGGGACCTCGTGGACGACCGCTACGCGTTGCGGGGGCTGTTGGGCAGCGGCGGGATGGCGGAGGTCTACCTCGCCTACGACGCGGTGCTCGACCGGGCGGTGGCGCTGAAGATGATGCACGGCCGCTACGCCGATCCCGGCATGCCGGAGGGGCGTGTGACCGATGGGGGCTCCGACCCCTCGATTAGCGCGGAGCTCAGGAGGGAGGTCGTGGAGCGCTTCCGGCGCGAGGCGCGGGCGGCGGCCGGCCTCTCACACCCGTCCATCGTGGCCGTCTACGACCAGGGCTCCGGCGAGGACGGCACGCCCTACATCGCGATGGAGTACGTGCCGGGGGGGACGCTCAAGGACCGGATCCGCCGCTACGGCGCCATCCCGCCGCTCGCCGCCGCGGAGACGGCGCTGCAGATCGCCAACGCCCTGGCCGCCGCGCACGAGCAGGGCATGATCCACCGGGACATCAAGCCGCACAACATCCTTATCACGGCCTCCGGCGACGTGAAGGTCACGGACTTTGGCATCGCCCTGGCCACGGCCGGCGCCGCCGCGGGCGCCATGGAGGGGGCGTCGGCGCCGGTCCGCCCGGGCCTGGGCGACGGCCACGACCTGACGGCGACCGGGGTGGTGATGGGAACCGCGGGATACATCTCGCCGGAGCAGGCCCTCGGCGAGCCCGCGGGACCCGCGGGCGACCTTTACTCCCTGGGCGTGACGCTCTACGAGATGCTCACGGGCGAGTTGCCGTTCAGGGCCGAGACGGCGATGGCGACCGCCGTCAAGCACGTCGGCGAGCCGCCCCGCCCGCCGCGCGAGGTGAACCCGGCGGTGCCCCCCGGCCTCGACGCCGTCACCCGGCGTCTTCTGGAGAAGGACCCGCGGGGCCGGTACCCGGACGCCGGCTCGCTCGCCGCGGACCTGCAGCGCATCCTCGACGAGCCCACGCCCGAGGGATCGGCTTCCGGGACCAAGACGGTAGCTCGGCCGTCCCGAGGTAGGCGGAAACGCGGACGGGGGGCGCTGGCGACGCTTGCGCTGGTGTCTATCCTCGGCGTCGCGCTGGCGGCCTACGCGTGGGCGTACGCGCCGGCCGGCGGGTTCGGTTCCGGCGAGGTGGCACGCGGGCCGCTCGGTGGGATCCGGGACGTGCTCGAGGGCGTCCCCGGGCCCGTCGGCGGGAGCAGGGCGAGCGCGAAGCCGGAAGCGAAGAAGCTCCCGGTGCCCGACGTGGTGGGGATGCCGCTGGAGGAGGCGCGCGGGGAGGGATCCCCCGCGGAAGGCCTGAAGGTCGTGGAGGAGGGCCGGGTCGCGAGCGGCGAGCCCGCCGGCGTCATCGTGGGCCAGGAGCCCGCGCCCGCGCCGGACCCGGACGCCGAGCGCCGCACCGTGGAGGAGGGCTCGGAGATCTCCGTGATGGTGAGCAAGGGCCAACCCGTCGAGGTTCCGGACCTCGTGGGCGACCCTCGCGAGGAGGCCGACGAGGCGCTTCGGGACGCGGGCCTCGAAGGGGCCTTCCGCGAGGAGAGGAGCGACCCCGAGGGGGAGGGTTCCGTCGTGCGCCAGAGCCCGGGCGCCGACGAGCGGGCGGAGCGCGGCTCCGAAGTGACGGTGACGGTGGGGACCGGCCCCGCCGAGGTCGAGACGCCGGACGTGCGCGGCTCGACGCTGGAGGCGGCGCGAGCGCTGCTCGAAGAGGCCGGCCTGCGGCTCGGGGAGACCGAGCACCACCCGAGCGGGGAGACGAAGGCCGGGGACCTCTACGCGCAGGACCCGGCCGCCGGGGAAACCGCCGAGGCCGGCGCGGCGGTGGACGTCTCGGTGAGCATCGGGCCGCCCCCCGTCGAGGTGCCGGACGTGGTCGGGCTGGACCTGGACGACGCCAAGCGGGCGATGCTCGACGCCGGGCTGGGTTACACCGCCGTGGAGGCGGCCCCGGGCCAGGCCGAGGTCGGGACCAGGATGGGCTCCGTCATCTCCACGAACCCGGCGGCCGGGACGGAGCTGGAGCGGGAAGACTACGTGGAGCTCGTCTACGCCGCCGACATCCCGGAGGTGACCTCTTCGGCCTCGTTCTCCGCGTCCCCGCCCGCCTCGCCGCCGGCGTCGTCGGCCGACCATCTGGCGGAGCCCTCTTCGGAGCCCTCTTCGGAGCCCGCGGCACGGCCGTCGGAGAGCACGGAGGCGGCGTCGGGGCCTCCACCGCCGCGCGAGGGCCGGTCGGAGCGGCGTACCGACCGGGACGGGGGGACGCCGCCGATCACCTCGGACGGCGGCCGGAAGGCCGGGCCGCGCAGGTGA
- the radC gene encoding RadC family protein — MSDRPRAPIAEEIRPRTRLRTAGAEALSPAELLAVIFSAFPGTGDARTLELAARLVSERGGLHGLLRSPVHELMAVPGIGEARASALLAAAELGKRMVSARTPDRPIISSPADVDALLRGRLAHLDRERFVVVLLNTKNAVLATEIVSIGTLSSSLVHPREVFKPAIQAGAAAVILVHNHPSGKTEPSREDRDVTGRLVEAGETIGIEVLDHVVIGDSAFSFKEHGLL, encoded by the coding sequence GTGTCCGACCGGCCACGCGCGCCGATCGCCGAAGAGATCCGGCCCAGGACGCGGCTCCGGACGGCCGGCGCCGAGGCCCTCTCACCCGCAGAGCTCCTGGCGGTGATCTTCTCCGCTTTCCCCGGCACCGGCGACGCCCGCACGCTGGAGCTTGCCGCGCGCCTGGTCTCGGAGCGTGGCGGCCTCCACGGCCTGCTGCGTTCCCCCGTACACGAGCTCATGGCCGTCCCCGGGATCGGCGAGGCCAGGGCCTCCGCCCTCCTGGCCGCCGCCGAGCTCGGCAAGAGGATGGTCTCCGCGCGCACGCCCGACCGCCCGATCATCTCCTCTCCCGCCGACGTGGACGCGCTCCTCAGGGGCCGCCTGGCGCACCTGGACAGGGAACGGTTCGTGGTCGTCCTGCTCAACACCAAGAACGCCGTCCTCGCGACCGAGATCGTCTCGATCGGGACCCTCTCCAGTTCCCTGGTCCACCCGCGCGAGGTCTTCAAGCCCGCCATCCAGGCCGGCGCCGCCGCGGTGATCCTGGTCCACAACCACCCCTCGGGGAAGACGGAGCCCAGCCGCGAGGACCGGGACGTCACGGGGAGGCTCGTGGAGGCCGGGGAGACCATCGGCATCGAGGTCCTCGACCACGTCGTGATCGGGGACTCCGCGTTCTCCTTCAAGGAACACGGCCTCCTTTAA
- a CDS encoding AlbA family DNA-binding domain-containing protein → MLDGRPLSRQILADVEAFLAQGRAEDLTLDYKRELGSSKGERAEMCKDVSALANSEGGMIVYGVDENPDRTPKLPAVGTARAFGRQNVEEWVAQVLQGGVQPRMDLDVQAFPLSGDPSRCLLVVRAQPSRSAPHMVTLNGDNRYYGRFYRRGNFGNRIAEEYEVREMMERARRLYLGLEEELTRRGYGDPTSGTFGDSPYNRRLSARSPDGGVEAATQWASFLLLPTSPAEPAFADRASLVDWLDPNKRRYEPDRARSYLPTAVPRPVLGGVATLGVAYQDGRPVDGRVKDYVRVGFDGSVEYGFAPASVTGLPDGTEVPYFIGTRIVAKLWQTLGFAADVRARLSMAAPHLLSVNLARTEGAILAVFAEGWEDPRGDFLDLQEAPRCLEPNAQIRRELRAEDFAEISAASATDPPPQMRELAEEICFAFGIPQPVLFPRA, encoded by the coding sequence TTGCTCGACGGCAGACCCCTCTCCCGGCAGATCCTAGCGGACGTCGAGGCGTTTTTGGCCCAGGGCCGTGCGGAGGACCTGACCCTGGACTACAAGCGCGAGCTAGGGAGCTCGAAAGGCGAGCGGGCCGAGATGTGCAAGGACGTCTCCGCCCTCGCCAACTCCGAGGGCGGGATGATCGTCTACGGGGTTGACGAAAACCCCGACCGGACGCCGAAGCTACCGGCCGTGGGGACGGCCCGCGCTTTCGGGCGTCAGAACGTCGAGGAGTGGGTGGCGCAGGTACTGCAGGGCGGGGTGCAGCCGCGCATGGACCTCGACGTCCAGGCGTTCCCGCTTTCGGGCGACCCGAGCCGGTGCTTGCTCGTAGTTAGGGCTCAGCCGAGCCGTTCCGCGCCTCACATGGTCACCCTCAACGGCGACAACCGCTACTACGGCAGGTTCTACAGGCGGGGCAACTTCGGGAACAGGATCGCCGAGGAGTACGAGGTGAGGGAGATGATGGAGAGGGCCCGCAGGCTGTACCTGGGACTGGAGGAGGAGCTAACGCGCAGGGGGTACGGCGACCCAACATCGGGAACCTTCGGGGACAGCCCCTACAACCGCCGCCTCTCGGCCCGCTCCCCGGACGGGGGCGTGGAGGCGGCGACGCAGTGGGCCAGTTTTCTCCTGCTGCCGACGTCGCCCGCCGAACCGGCCTTCGCCGACCGCGCGAGCCTCGTGGACTGGTTGGATCCGAATAAGCGTAGGTACGAGCCCGATCGGGCGCGATCGTACCTCCCCACGGCCGTACCGAGGCCCGTGCTCGGCGGGGTGGCGACGCTGGGCGTCGCCTACCAGGACGGGAGGCCGGTCGACGGCCGGGTGAAAGACTACGTGCGGGTGGGGTTCGACGGGTCCGTGGAATACGGGTTCGCGCCGGCGAGCGTGACGGGGTTGCCGGACGGGACGGAGGTACCGTACTTCATCGGGACCAGGATCGTCGCGAAGCTCTGGCAGACCCTGGGCTTCGCCGCGGACGTGAGGGCGCGGCTCTCGATGGCGGCGCCGCACCTCCTGAGCGTCAACCTCGCCCGGACGGAGGGCGCCATCCTCGCCGTTTTCGCCGAGGGCTGGGAGGACCCCAGGGGCGACTTCTTGGACCTGCAAGAGGCGCCGAGGTGCCTGGAGCCGAACGCGCAGATCAGGCGGGAACTGCGGGCGGAGGACTTCGCGGAGATCTCGGCCGCGAGCGCCACAGACCCTCCACCGCAGATGAGGGAGCTCGCCGAGGAGATCTGCTTCGCCTTCGGCATACCGCAGCCCGTGCTGTTTCCCCGAGCCTGA
- a CDS encoding MJ0042-type zinc finger domain-containing protein: protein MAQTITTHDDHFVCPYCAARIRVVEGGSGLAGGSRCGHLFRVDGGRHGPKTGHFEAPDDYFVFDTTQPPTVGVFVKRDDPRYARAFEAGHVDPGWPPPIR, encoded by the coding sequence GTGGCACAGACGATAACCACCCACGACGATCACTTCGTTTGCCCCTACTGCGCCGCCCGCATCCGCGTGGTCGAGGGCGGCTCCGGGCTCGCCGGCGGGTCCCGTTGTGGGCACCTTTTCAGGGTCGACGGAGGTCGGCACGGGCCGAAGACCGGCCACTTTGAGGCCCCGGACGATTACTTCGTCTTCGACACCACCCAACCCCCGACCGTCGGCGTCTTCGTCAAGCGCGACGATCCCCGGTACGCGAGGGCCTTCGAGGCCGGCCACGTCGATCCCGGCTGGCCGCCCCCGATCCGCTGA
- the dnaN gene encoding DNA polymerase III subunit beta: MKIRSTSGMLSGLLEMVARAVSARSHIQLLSAVLFEADEDANLLTMKATDMEISISLTAETPVEEGGKVAIPAKMLLQYAKSLPEGEAELETDESGANATLSCGGSSVSLNCYAPDDFPTLPEFPEPSDGEADGSADADGTATAAAFSVDAAALSEAVSKVLPFASKDESRAVLMGVLVAFSEGSATLAATDSYRLGLNSQKLDGAVEGAPTAILPARALKEAVRLTSLAGEDGRIEVAITENQAMFRAGEAGLTLATRLIDGNYPEYGRLLPDGFEETFSVKRDDLLTAIGRARIVAGKQTPPPPLKLAFSHEEGTLGGGEVAISLAADTGAATEVLSADVPEGKAFEICFNPHYLAEAVSSISDETVALRLNESLKPAVLRPAAELAAEATNGSAGTDPEGPPDGYLHLIMPMRDPSRNGS, from the coding sequence GTGAAGATCCGTTCCACGTCCGGCATGCTCTCGGGCCTTCTGGAGATGGTCGCCAGGGCCGTCTCCGCGCGCTCGCACATCCAGCTCCTTTCGGCCGTTCTCTTCGAGGCCGACGAGGACGCCAACCTCCTCACCATGAAGGCCACGGACATGGAGATATCCATCTCCCTGACCGCCGAGACCCCCGTCGAGGAGGGCGGGAAGGTCGCCATCCCGGCGAAGATGCTCCTGCAGTACGCCAAGAGCCTGCCCGAGGGAGAGGCCGAACTCGAGACCGACGAGTCGGGGGCCAACGCCACCCTCTCCTGCGGTGGGTCCTCCGTCTCCCTGAACTGCTACGCGCCCGACGACTTCCCCACCCTCCCCGAGTTTCCCGAACCCTCCGACGGCGAGGCCGACGGCTCCGCCGACGCCGACGGGACCGCGACCGCGGCGGCCTTCTCCGTGGACGCCGCGGCGCTCTCGGAGGCCGTCTCGAAGGTCCTCCCGTTCGCCAGCAAGGACGAGAGCCGCGCGGTCCTCATGGGCGTGCTCGTCGCCTTCTCGGAGGGCTCGGCCACGCTCGCCGCGACCGACTCCTACCGCCTCGGCCTCAACAGCCAGAAGCTCGACGGCGCCGTCGAGGGCGCGCCCACCGCTATCCTGCCCGCCCGCGCCCTCAAGGAGGCCGTGCGCCTGACGTCGCTGGCCGGCGAGGACGGACGCATAGAGGTCGCCATCACCGAGAACCAGGCCATGTTCCGCGCGGGCGAAGCCGGCCTCACCCTCGCCACGCGTCTCATAGACGGCAACTACCCCGAGTACGGGCGGCTCCTCCCGGACGGCTTCGAGGAGACCTTCTCCGTGAAGCGAGACGACCTGCTCACCGCCATCGGGCGGGCGCGGATCGTCGCCGGCAAGCAGACGCCCCCGCCCCCCCTCAAGCTGGCGTTTTCCCACGAGGAGGGCACGTTGGGAGGCGGGGAGGTAGCCATCTCCCTGGCCGCCGACACGGGTGCTGCCACCGAGGTCCTCTCCGCCGACGTGCCCGAGGGCAAGGCGTTCGAGATCTGCTTCAACCCGCACTACCTCGCCGAGGCCGTCTCCTCGATCTCGGACGAGACCGTGGCCCTGCGCCTCAACGAGTCCCTCAAGCCCGCCGTCTTGAGGCCCGCCGCGGAACTGGCGGCCGAGGCCACGAACGGATCGGCCGGCACAGACCCCGAGGGACCGCCGGACGGCTACCTCCACCTCATCATGCCCATGCGCGATCCGTCCCGGAACGGCTCGTAG
- a CDS encoding AAA family ATPase: protein MQAAENTPQQNESPREKLLRAERSVSERVFEREVHIRGLSVGILARAHVLLLGPKGCAKSALSRLYCDLIAWDGVPEGQDPYFRTQLRPASTEDEIYGPVSNAGFEDDTFRRNTTGMVPRAKLAVLEELYTAGSLLKSLLTIMNEGLFKNGTLPEERVPLRLLIATSNDVPADRDENLDAFHDRFLLRYQVDYLQDRRNVRKMMERANSSEAAAREAVSPILTERDVDAAIQEARKVDVSPVFDAIDEILAELADREIVPSDRRREALVHLVKAQAYMNGRTAATRADLDILAHALWEDPDGDQIRAVAEVVLRQANPHAAEARDRFDRATDSYNNAMRAHREAARNPGDEALQRAESDAGMNANVALKQTTDKLLELRDAAKTAGADTGLIDGLLKKVLEMNEEVTSKCLGI from the coding sequence ATGCAAGCAGCCGAGAACACACCCCAACAGAACGAGAGCCCCCGCGAGAAACTGCTCCGCGCGGAGCGCTCCGTCTCCGAACGCGTCTTCGAACGCGAGGTCCACATCCGGGGACTATCGGTCGGCATCCTCGCCCGCGCCCACGTGCTCCTCCTCGGCCCGAAGGGCTGCGCCAAGAGCGCCCTCTCGCGCCTCTACTGCGACCTCATCGCCTGGGACGGCGTCCCCGAGGGCCAGGACCCCTACTTCCGCACCCAGCTGCGCCCGGCCTCCACCGAGGACGAGATCTACGGCCCCGTCTCCAACGCCGGCTTCGAGGACGACACCTTCCGCCGCAACACCACCGGCATGGTCCCGCGGGCGAAGCTGGCGGTCCTCGAGGAGCTCTACACCGCCGGCTCCCTCCTGAAGTCGCTGCTCACCATAATGAACGAGGGCCTCTTCAAGAACGGCACCCTGCCCGAGGAGCGCGTCCCCCTGCGCCTCCTGATCGCCACCTCCAACGACGTGCCCGCCGACCGCGACGAGAACCTCGACGCCTTCCACGACCGCTTCCTGCTGCGCTACCAGGTCGACTACCTCCAGGACCGCAGGAACGTCCGCAAGATGATGGAGCGCGCCAACTCCAGCGAAGCTGCCGCCCGAGAGGCAGTCTCCCCGATCCTCACCGAGAGGGACGTGGACGCCGCCATCCAGGAGGCGCGAAAGGTGGACGTCTCCCCCGTCTTCGACGCCATCGACGAGATCCTCGCCGAGCTCGCCGACCGCGAGATCGTCCCGTCCGACCGGCGCCGCGAGGCCCTCGTCCACCTCGTCAAGGCGCAGGCCTACATGAACGGCCGAACGGCGGCCACCAGGGCGGACCTCGACATCCTCGCCCACGCGCTCTGGGAGGACCCCGACGGCGACCAGATACGCGCCGTCGCCGAGGTCGTGCTGCGCCAGGCGAACCCCCACGCCGCCGAGGCCCGGGACCGCTTCGACCGTGCCACGGACTCCTACAACAACGCCATGCGCGCCCACCGCGAGGCCGCCCGTAACCCCGGCGACGAGGCGCTCCAGCGGGCCGAGTCCGACGCCGGCATGAACGCGAACGTGGCCCTCAAGCAGACCACCGACAAGCTCCTGGAGCTGCGCG